A genomic window from Pagrus major chromosome 23, Pma_NU_1.0 includes:
- the tmem11 gene encoding transmembrane protein 11, mitochondrial, producing the protein MASLGRRRGVPVSRERGVMAATDCYIVHEIYNGENAQDQFEYELEQALEAQYKYIVIEPTRIGDETARWITVGNCLHKTAVLSGAACLLTPLSLPPEYSRYVALPAGALSVACSALYGISWQFDPCCKYQVEYDSQKLSRLPLHTLTSSTPVVLVRRDDVHRKRLHNTIALAALAYCAKKIYELYAV; encoded by the exons ATGGCGTCGCTGGGAAGGAGGCGCGGTGTCCCAGTAAGCAGGGAGAG GGGAGTGATGGCGGCAACAGACTGCTACATTGTGCACGAGATCTACAACGGGGAGAATGCGCAGGACCAGTTTGAGTATGAGCTGGAGCAGGCACTGGAGGCCCAGTATAAATACATTGTTATCGAGCCCACACGCATCGGAGATGAGACGGCCCGATGGATTACCGTGGGCAACTGCCTGCACAAGACGGCCGTGTTGTCGGGCGCCGCTTGCCTCCTGACGCCACTTTCACTGCCTCCTGAATACTCGCGTTATGTGGCGCTGCCCGCTGGCGCCCTCAGTGTGGCCTGCTCTGCCCTCTACGGGATTTCATGGCAATTTGACCCCTGCTGCAAGTATCAGGTGGAATACGACAGCCAAAAACTCTCGCGGCTGCCCCTGCATACGCTCACCTCCTCGACGCCCGTGGTCTTGGTACGCAGGGATGACGTCCACAGAAAGAGACTCCATAATACGATAGCACTGGCTGCCCTGGCGTATTGCGCCAAGAAGATCTACGAACTCTATGCGGTATGA
- the natd1 gene encoding protein NATD1, which yields MAQAAQANVFDATSSQIQVEHDKKRRQFVIRLNGSHDRAVLLYEYVGKKTVDLQHTEVPDAYRGRGIAKHLAKAAMDFVVEEDLKAHLTCWYIQKYVKENPQPQYFEHIYQ from the exons ATGGCACAGGCAGCACAGGCAAATGTCTTCGACGCGACCAGCTCCCAGATTCAGGTGGAGCACGATAAAAAGCGCCGGCAGTTTGTCATAAGACTCAATG GATCACACGACCGTGCAGTTCTTCTGTATGAATACGTTGGGAAGAAGACAGTGGATCTGCAACACACTGAAGTTCCAGATGCttacagaggaagaggaataGCCAAACACCTGGCCAAG GCAGCCATGGATTTTGTGGTGGAAGAGGATCTGAAAGCCCACCTGACCTGCTGGTACATTCAGAAATACGTCAAAGAGAATCCTCAGCCTCAGTACTTTGAACATATTTATCAATGA